A window of Hevea brasiliensis isolate MT/VB/25A 57/8 chromosome 14, ASM3005281v1, whole genome shotgun sequence contains these coding sequences:
- the LOC131172523 gene encoding uncharacterized protein LOC131172523: MPPERLPGDRKDFFKERKPRWRDSASGHYGSSRDISRWGGSNEFRRPPGYVKLGGWHPFAEESGHGYAPFRSSDRILEEKNFRPSVSRGDNKYGRNGRDNRGSFSQRDWRTHSWELNNGSPNAPGRLHDASTVQRSLDDTVSYPSSHHHSEFMNTWEQLHSKDHHDNGKMVVVNGMGTGQRGDRENSLDWKPLNKWTRSGSLSSRGSGFSHSSSSKSLGGADSCEGKAELQLKNASLVQSPSGDAAACVTSAPSEEMAARKKPRLNWGEGLAKYEKKKVEGPEVNLSKDGVVISSSNIEPIQSQSSNLVEKSPQVMGLSDCASPTTPSSVACSSPGVEEKTSGKGISPDNLCGSPSIGSQSHIEGLSFNLEVLDATSVANLGALLVELLHSDDSSSVDSSFIRSTAMNKLLVLKGGISKALEVTESEIDLLENELKSLKFESGSRYPCLAASSSFPLVDEVKLCSEQGAAANIPRPSPLQVSFCGAGDVEKIPICNGVLEVVHGGSKDDDVDSPGTATSKFVESVSMVKAVSSFDLVKQDARSADGGVIQTATLLKSVLPCPSEQVNAPTCMDVNLLTESKEGASFPSDASCAEDNLFNLILAANKESASTASEVFSNLSPRDECKIEFSEVANAALRQNDALVKEKIAMRKRFLKFKERVITLKLKAFQHLWKEDMRLLYIRKYRAKSQKKYELNLRITHSGYQKNRSSIRSRVSSLVGNLRLVPTTEMLNFTSNLLSVSQLKLCRNALKMPALILDKKERIGSRFISSNGLVEDPCAIEKERAMINPWSSEERETFIDKLATYGKDFRKIASFLDHKTTADCVEFYYKNHKSDCFEKTKKSKQSKSSANYLVASGKNWSREMNAASLDILGAATVIAADVDNGMGNQQTHSGRFYLGGYCNSKPSHGGDGNVDRSSNVDILQNERETVAADVLAGICGSMSSEAMSSCITTSVDPAEGCREWKSQKVDFVKKRSLMADVTQNVDEETCSDESCGEMDPAVWTDEEKSIFIRAVSSYGKDFAMISRCVRTRSRDQCKAFFSKARKCLSLDSIHPGPGNLGTPLSDDANGGGGGSDTEDGGALESGSVICSDKLGSKMDDSLPLPVMDSKLEESDVVERKNLTTGLNRSKDSNVTRQLGENDSRNEKTFVSDACQMDCQPVQTFDIENNGFVRQSELMQAQEISNESVSSEAGIGKPIEDNSVGDTVDPGPSNPVAAVDVKAIVEVSTNANLNHLGAEEILLLENNLNHQSGLLQDSNASRDVSHQPLDMGSCSNFSLSMENTHHASMEFKSVEKSPIVSLLQENKPATANSVLQDSAAIQFRKLSSQLDIQEERDEQGKKLASGDNHLQNLSGQCLVSSNESTQILRGYPLQIPTKRETNGDISCRPLPEVQSLSTSERNAGNQFVGQDCYLQKCNVSQDQYSVPKIPLLSHHTEQGNDHSTDQSRSLSEMEKPCRNGDVKLFGQILTNPSSSQKQNPSINENVEQGTHCPKPGSKSSTLKFTGHQTTDGSSSVLKFDINNYRGLENVPVKSYGFWDGNKIQTGFSSLPEYFLAKYPAAFGNYHVSSSKMEQQALQAVKCNDHNLNSVSVLPPREISGSNGVVDYHIYRSHDSSTVQPYSVDMKQRQDIFSEMPRRNGFDSISSLQEQGRGMVGMNVVGRGGVLVGGPCTGVSDPVAALKMHYSKTEQYGGQNGSIIREEESWRSKGDIGR; encoded by the exons ATGCCGCCAGAGCGATTGCCAGGGGATCGGAAAGACTTCTTTAAGGAGAGGAAGCCTCGATGGAGGGATTCGGCTTCAGGTCATTATGGATCATCTCGCGATATTTCTCGCTGGGGAGGATCCAACGAGTTTCGCAGGCCTCCTG GTTATGTTAAGCTGGGTGGATGGCACCCGTTTGCTGAAGAATCTGGCCATGGGTATGCACCTTTTCGGTCCAGTGACAGGATACTGGAAGAAAAGAATTTCCGTCCATCAGTTTCACGAGGAGATAATAAATATGGAAGGAATGGTAGGGACAATAGGGGATCTTTTAGCCAGAGGGATTGGAGAACTCATTCGTGGGAATTGAACAATGGGTCTCCAAACGCGCCTGGGAGGCTGCATGATGCAAGTACTGTTCAGAGGTCACTTGATGATACAGTAAGTTACCCCTCCTCACATCATCATTCTGAATTTATGAACACGTGGGAGCAGCTTCACTCAAAAGATCATCATGATAATGGTAAGATGGTTGTTGTCAATGGGATGGGCACAGGCCAAAGAGGTGATAGAGAGAACTCACTGGATTGGAAACCTCTTAATAAGTGGACCCGCTCTGGAAGCTTGTCTTCTAGGGGATCTGGTTTCAGCCATTCAAGTAGCTCAAAGAGCCTCGGAGGTGCAGATTCCTGTGAAGGAAAGGCTGAGTTGCAGCTTAAGAATGCATCTTTAGTCCAGTCTCCTTCTGGGGATGCTGCTGCATGTGTTACTTCGGCACCATCTGAAGAGATGGCTGCTAGGAAGAAACCGCGCCTTAATTGGGGTGAGGGACTGGCAAAGTATGAGAAGAAGAAAGTTGAAGGCCCTGAGGTGAATTTAAGCAAAGATGGAGTTGTTATTTCTTCTAGTAATATAGAACCGATCCAGTCGCAAAGTTCAAATTTGGTTGAAAAGAGCCCCCAAGTCATGGGATTATCTGATTGTGCATCGCCCACAACTCCTTCCTCTGTTGCCTGTTCCTCTCCAG GTGTAGAGGAGAAAACATCTGGCAAGGGAATAAGTCCTGATAATTTATGTGGTTCACCCAGCATTGGGTCCCAGAGCCATATTGAAGGTTTGTCTTTTAATTTAGAGGTGCTGGATGCTACTTCAGTAGCTAACTTGGGTGCTTTGCTTGTTGAACTGCTTCATTCTGATGATTCTAGTTCAGTGGACTCGAGTTTCATAAGGTCTACTGCAATGAATAAGTTGCTTGTATTGAAGGGTGGCATATCGAAGGCATTGGAGGTGACTGAATCTGAAATAGACTTGCTTGAAAATGAACTTAAGTCGCTTAAATTTGAATCTGGAAGCAGATATCCTTGTCTAGCAGCATCCAGTTCTTTCCCTTTAGTTGATGAGGTAAAACTTTGCAGTGAACAGGGGGCTGCTGCTAACATCCCTAGACCTTCTCCATTGCAAGTTTCGTTTTGTGGGGCTGGGGATGTGGAAAAGATTCCTATTTGTAATGGTGTCTTGGAAGTTGTTCATGGTGGTAGTAAGGATGATGACGTTGATAGTCCTGGAACTGCCACATCGAAATTTGTTGAATCAGTGTCTATGGTGAAGGCAGTTTCTTCATTTGATTTGGTGAAACAGGATGCGCGTTCCGCTGATGGGGGTGTAATTCAGACAGCAACCTTGTTGAAATCCGTTTTGCCTTGTCCCAGTGAGCAAGTGAATGCACCTACCTGCATGGATGTTAACTTGCTTACAGAGAGCAAAGAAGGTGCATCTTTTCCAAGTGATGCCAGTTGTGCTGAAGATAATTTATTTAATCTAATATTGGCTGCCAATAAAGAATCCGCAAGCACAGCATCTGAAGTATTCAGTAATTTATCACCTAGGGATGAATGTAAGATTGAATTTTCAGAAGTTGCCAATGCTGCTTTAAGGCAGAATGATGCATTAGTTAAAGAAAAAATTGCTATGAGGAAGCGGTTTTTGAAATTTAaggagagagttataacccttaAGTTGAAAGCCTTTCAGCACCTGTGGAAGGAAGATATGCGCCTGCTTTATATAAGGAAATACCGTGCAAAATCTCAGAAGAAATATGAATTGAACTTGCGAATAACACATAGTGGGTATCAAAAAAATCGTTCTTCAATTCGATCTCGAGTCTCTTCACTTG ttggaaatcttcGTCTGGTCCCTACCACAGAGATGCTCAACTTCACCAGCAACCTGCTATCAGTTTCTCAATTGAAGCTTTGCAGGAATGCTTTGAAAATGCCAGCTTTAATTTTGGACAAAAAAGAGAGGATTGGCTCACGGTTTATCTCCAGTAATGGATTAGTTGAAGATCCATGTGCCATTGAGAAGGAAAGAGCTATGATCAATCCCTGGAGCTCAGAGGAGAGAGAAACTTTCATTGATAAGTTAGCCACCTATGGGAAGGATTTCCGGAAAATTGCTTCTTTTCTTGATCACAAGACAACTGCAGATTGTGTGGAATTCTACTACAAAAACCACAAATCTGATTGTTTTGAGAAAACCAAAAAGAGTAAGCAATCAAAGTCCTCTGCCAACTATCTAGTGGCATCTGGTAAGAATTGGAGCCGCGAAATGAATGCTGCCTCACTTGATATTCTGGGCGCAGCTACAGTAATAGCAGCTGATGTTGACAATGGTATGGGAAATCAACAGACGCATTCTGGTAGATTTTATTTGGGAGGCTACTGTAATTCAAAACCATCACATGGTGGTGATGGGAATGTAGACCGATCAAGCAATGTTGACATTCTTCAGAATGAAAGAGAGACTGTTGCTGCAGACGTTTTAGCAGGCATTTGTGGTTCAATGTCCTCGGAGGCAATGAGTTCCTGCATCACTACTTCTGTTGATCCTGCGGAGGGCTGCCGGGAGTGGAAGTCACAAAAGGTGGATTTTGTCAAGAAACGGTCTTTGATGGCTGATGTTACACAGAATGTTGATGAAGAGACTTGTTCAGATGAGAGTTGTGGGGAAATGGATCCTGCTGTTTGGACAGATGAGGAGAAGTCCATCTTTATACGTGCTGTGTCTTCCTATGGAAAGGATTTTGCTATGATCTCACGGTGTGTAAGGACCAGGTCTAGGGACCAGTGTAAGGCATTCTTTAGCAAGGCTCGGAAGTGCCTTAGTTTGGACTCTATACATCCTGGACCTGGAAACCTAGGAACACCATTGAGTGATGATGCAAATGGCGGTGGCGGTGGAAGTGACACAGAAGATGGTGGAGCTCTCGAGTCTGGCTCGGTTATCTGCAGTGATAAGTTGGGCTCCAAGATGGATGATAGCTTACCATTGCCTGTCATGGATTCAAAGCTTGAGGAATCTGATGTTGTGGAGAGGAAAAATTTGACTACTGGCTTAAATAGATCAAAGGACAGCAATGTTACCAGACAATTAGGTGAGAATGACTCGAGGAACGAAAAAACATTTGTTTCTGATGCTTGCCAGATGGACTGCCAGCCTGTGCAAACTTTTGACATTGAAAACAATGGCTTTGTCCGCCAATCTGAGTTAATGCAGGCCCAGGAAATTTCAAATGAGTCCGTCAGTTCAGAAGCTGGAATAGGGAAACCAATCGAAGACAATTCTGTTGGAGATACAGTGGACCCTGGCCCATCCAATCCCGTTGCTGCTGTTGATGTTAAAGCTATAGTGGAGGTTTCTACTAATGCAAATTTAAATCATTTGGGGGCAGAAGAAATTCTGTTGCTTGAAAATAATTTGAACCACCAAAGTGGCTTGCTGCAAGATTCAAATGCTTCTAGAGATGTGTCCCACCAGCCTTTGGATATGGGTTCCTGTTCGAACTTCAGTCTATCTATGGAAAACACGCATCACGCGTCCATGGAATTCAAGTCTGTGGAGAAGTCCCCTATTGTTTCATTGCTGCAGGAAAATAAACCTGCTACTGCTAATTCTGTGTTACAAGACTCTGCTGCCATACAATTCAGAAAACTTTCATCACAACTTGATATCCAGGAGGAAAGAGATGAGCAGGGTAAAAAATTGGCCAGTGGGGATAATCATTTACAAAATTTGTCGGGGCAATGTTTGGTGAGTAGTAATGAGTCTACCCAGATTCTTAGGGGTTATCCACTTCAAATTCCAACAAAGAGAGAGACGAATGGGGATATTTCTTGCAGACCTCTGCCTGAAGTTCAAAGCCTTTCAACGTCAGAAAGGAATGCTGGCAATCAGTTTGTAGGTCAAGATTGCTATCTTCAAAAGTGTAACGTTTCACAAGATCAGTACTCAGTGCCTAAGATTCCACTTCTTTCCCATCACACTGAACAAGGCAATGATCATTCAACAGACCAGTCAAGGAGTTTGTCAGAAATGGAAAAGCCATGCAGGAATGGGGATGTTAAACTGTTTGGCCAAATACTCACTAATCCCTCGTCTTCACAGAAGCAGAATCCTAGCATTAATGAGAACGTGGAACAGGGGACACATTGTCCTAAGCCAGGTAGCAAGTCATCAACTTTGAAATTCACTGGCCATCAAACAACAGATGGGAGCTCTTCTGTCTTGAAGTTTGATATTAATAATTATCGTGGCCTTGAGAATGTTCCCGTGAAGAGTTATGGCTTCTGGGATGGGAACAAGATACAGACTGGGTTTTCATCTTTACCCGAGTACTTTTTGGCAAAGTATCCTGCAGCATTTGGCAATTATCATGTGTCCTCATCGAAAATGGAGCAGCAGGCTTTGCAGGCTGTGAAGTGTAATGATCATAATTTGAACAGTGTCTCAGTTTTACCTCCGAGGGAAATAAGTGGTAGCAATGGAGTTGTGGATTATCATATATACAGGAGTCACGACAGTAGTACTGTGCAGCCGTATTCTGTAGATATGAAACAGCGGCAGGATATATTCTCTGAGATGCCAAGAAGAAATGGGTTTGATTCAATCTCAAGTTTACAGGAGCAGGGAAGGGGAATGGTAGGAATGAATGTTGTAGGAAGAGGGGGAGTTCTTGTTGGCGGACCATGCACGGGTGTTTCAGATCCAGTAGCCGCCCTAAAAATGCACTACTCTAAAACTGAACAGTATGGTGGGCAAAATGGAAGCATTATCAGAGAGGAGGAATCTTGGAGAAGTAAGGGAGATATAGGCAGGTAG